In Syntrophales bacterium, the following are encoded in one genomic region:
- a CDS encoding MarR family transcriptional regulator has product MSYEHVILFILAKANQRVHSRFKPMFQRYGLTPMQSLVLTALFEDEGLPVGEIGRRLVLDSATLSGVLDRLQDSGWLVRSTPDGDRRVTNLHLTQKALGIKDAMLKDVEAMNREVLSVFKPEERLLLERMLKDLWR; this is encoded by the coding sequence GTGTCATACGAACATGTGATCCTGTTCATCCTGGCGAAGGCCAACCAGCGGGTCCACAGCCGCTTCAAGCCCATGTTCCAGCGCTACGGCCTGACGCCCATGCAGTCCCTTGTTCTCACGGCCCTGTTTGAAGACGAGGGGCTCCCGGTCGGGGAGATCGGGAGGCGGCTCGTCCTGGACAGTGCCACCCTGTCGGGCGTCCTGGACCGGCTGCAGGACAGCGGCTGGCTCGTCCGGAGCACCCCCGACGGGGACAGGAGGGTCACGAACCTCCACCTGACACAGAAGGCCCTGGGTATCAAAGACGCCATGTTGAAAGACGTCGAGGCCATGAACCGGGAGGTCCTTTCCGTTTTCAAGCCGGAGGAGAGGCTGCTCCTGGAGCGGATGCTGAAGGACCTGTGGCGTTGA
- a CDS encoding CoA-binding protein: protein MRTENGSSSSIADREAVLADGTDYERIFHPRRVAVAGVSPGGGIGFGTRYLTSLLAMGFEGEVFPVNPKGGEIAGLSIYKNVEDIPGELDLIVIAVAAEAVLPILEAGRQKGAAGAVIITSGFRELGTAEGIAREEEVRRIADSGIRVIGPNCFGIYCPKSGLTFFPNPDLSRESGPVAFLSQSGGLASDFMMTGMWTGLRFSKVVSFGNGADLREAELLRYLGEDPETGVIAMYVEGVRDGDEFLEALKFAAGRKPVVILKGGLSSAGGRAVVSHTASLGGSRVIWESVLRQAGAVQVRDLQEMAQACLAFSMLPGRAYRGLSFTGGGGALGIAACDAAEAFGLEVPPLGAEARNQVESLLPKSGASGANPIDVANPYTPPALLEKVFRAAAGDGRIDLQVLILLAHHFKGLALDQGKAIEEAFPYRELADRLHSVAAETGKPVAVVLPNAKRGLPDMDVVEVHAKVRQALLEKGVPVFDETGEVMRAVGHVNRFYGRYYGKGVAS from the coding sequence ATGAGAACGGAAAACGGCAGTTCCTCCAGCATTGCGGATCGGGAAGCGGTCCTGGCGGATGGAACGGACTACGAGCGGATCTTCCATCCGCGCCGGGTGGCCGTGGCGGGGGTCTCGCCCGGCGGCGGCATCGGCTTCGGCACGCGGTACCTGACGTCTCTCCTGGCCATGGGCTTCGAGGGGGAGGTCTTCCCCGTCAACCCGAAGGGCGGGGAGATCGCCGGGCTGAGCATTTATAAAAACGTCGAGGACATTCCCGGTGAACTGGACCTGATCGTCATCGCCGTGGCCGCGGAGGCGGTCCTCCCGATCCTCGAGGCGGGCCGCCAGAAGGGGGCCGCCGGGGCCGTCATCATCACCTCCGGGTTCCGGGAGCTGGGAACCGCTGAGGGAATCGCCCGGGAGGAGGAGGTCCGGCGGATCGCCGATTCGGGAATCCGGGTGATCGGGCCCAACTGCTTCGGCATCTACTGCCCGAAGAGCGGCCTCACGTTCTTCCCGAATCCGGACCTGTCCCGGGAGAGCGGTCCCGTCGCCTTCCTGTCCCAGAGCGGCGGCCTGGCCAGCGACTTCATGATGACAGGCATGTGGACGGGACTGCGCTTCAGCAAGGTCGTCAGCTTCGGGAACGGAGCGGACCTCCGGGAGGCGGAGCTCCTGCGCTACCTGGGCGAAGACCCGGAGACCGGGGTCATCGCCATGTACGTGGAGGGTGTCCGGGACGGCGACGAGTTCCTGGAGGCGCTGAAATTCGCCGCCGGGAGGAAGCCCGTCGTGATCCTCAAGGGAGGCCTGTCGTCGGCGGGCGGCCGGGCCGTGGTCAGCCACACGGCGTCCCTGGGCGGGAGCCGGGTCATCTGGGAGTCGGTCCTCCGGCAGGCCGGGGCGGTCCAGGTCCGGGACCTGCAGGAGATGGCCCAGGCCTGCCTGGCCTTTTCTATGCTCCCCGGCAGGGCCTACCGGGGCCTGTCCTTCACCGGCGGGGGAGGGGCCCTGGGCATCGCCGCCTGCGACGCCGCGGAAGCCTTCGGTCTTGAGGTCCCGCCCCTGGGGGCGGAGGCAAGAAACCAGGTCGAATCCCTACTGCCCAAGTCCGGGGCCAGCGGGGCGAATCCCATCGACGTGGCGAACCCCTATACGCCCCCGGCACTCCTGGAGAAGGTGTTCCGCGCCGCCGCCGGGGACGGCCGGATCGACCTCCAGGTTCTGATCCTGCTGGCCCACCATTTCAAAGGACTGGCCCTGGACCAGGGGAAAGCGATCGAGGAAGCGTTTCCCTACCGGGAACTGGCCGACCGGCTGCACTCCGTGGCCGCGGAGACGGGCAAGCCCGTCGCCGTCGTCCTGCCGAACGCGAAGCGGGGTCTGCCCGACATGGACGTCGTGGAGGTTCATGCGAAAGTCCGGCAGGCCCTCCTGGAGAAGGGAGTGCCCGTCTTTGACGAAACCGGGGAGGTCATGCGGGCCGTCGGGCATGTCAATCGATTTTATGGGCGCTATTACGGGAAGGGGGTGGCGTCATGA
- a CDS encoding acetate--CoA ligase family protein — translation MNREQAVKILEGALGKGRKVLSEYESKQILKACGIPVTREVLVDHENDVPQAAAEIGYPLVMKGCSSEIAHKTEKGLIRVDIRTKAEAQAAFREIRHGMAGHAGGVLVQEMVKGRRELVMGMTRDSQFGPCVMFGLGGIFTEILRDIVFRKAPFDREDAEAMMQEIRARAILDAVRGMEAADRDRLADMLIRLGRIGLDFESVQEIDLNPVILSGKDPVVVDALIVLA, via the coding sequence ATGAACCGGGAGCAGGCTGTGAAGATCCTCGAGGGCGCCCTCGGCAAGGGGCGCAAGGTCCTGTCGGAGTACGAGTCAAAACAGATTCTCAAGGCCTGCGGGATTCCCGTGACCCGGGAGGTCCTCGTGGACCATGAGAACGATGTTCCGCAAGCGGCGGCGGAGATCGGATATCCGCTGGTGATGAAGGGCTGCTCCTCCGAGATCGCCCACAAGACGGAAAAGGGCCTGATCCGTGTGGACATCCGGACGAAAGCGGAGGCCCAGGCGGCCTTCCGGGAGATCCGGCACGGCATGGCCGGGCACGCGGGCGGTGTCCTGGTCCAGGAGATGGTCAAGGGGCGACGGGAGCTCGTCATGGGAATGACCCGGGACAGCCAGTTCGGGCCCTGCGTCATGTTCGGCCTCGGCGGCATTTTCACGGAGATCCTCCGGGACATCGTCTTCCGCAAGGCCCCTTTCGATAGGGAGGATGCCGAGGCGATGATGCAGGAGATCCGGGCCCGCGCGATCCTCGACGCAGTCCGGGGCATGGAGGCGGCGGACCGCGACCGCCTCGCCGACATGCTGATCCGGCTGGGACGGATCGGGCTCGATTTCGAATCCGTCCAGGAGATCGACCTGAATCCCGTGATCCTCTCCGGGAAAGACCCCGTTGTCGTGGACGCCCTGATCGTCCTTGCCTGA
- a CDS encoding TetR/AcrR family transcriptional regulator → MGFEERRQREKDSRRNAILKTARKLFLEKGFKNVTVESIARKAEFSKGSIYLYFSGKEEIYTHILLVEIGKFRTKIDAIFDEGGEASAILRKTADLYVDFFLAEPELFRILMTFMLHSDQRESSSDLNRQLIRTTNSAADGIERIFRHGIDRGEFHPGLRLRAIRNAAWALLNGAISLHLYTGPEYGRRDRILSTIHAMLGVFIEGLKRESPGHPAAAGDNPRVPR, encoded by the coding sequence ATGGGATTCGAAGAAAGACGACAACGGGAGAAAGACAGCCGCAGAAACGCCATCCTCAAGACGGCCCGAAAGCTGTTCCTGGAAAAGGGCTTCAAGAACGTCACGGTGGAGAGCATCGCCAGGAAGGCCGAGTTCAGCAAGGGGTCCATCTACCTCTACTTCTCCGGGAAAGAAGAGATCTACACCCACATCCTGCTCGTGGAGATCGGAAAATTCCGGACGAAAATCGACGCGATCTTCGACGAGGGAGGCGAGGCGTCGGCGATTCTCCGGAAAACCGCCGACCTCTATGTCGATTTCTTCCTCGCCGAGCCCGAGCTGTTTAGGATCCTGATGACGTTCATGCTTCACAGCGACCAGCGGGAGTCTTCTTCGGACCTCAACCGGCAGTTGATCCGGACGACCAATTCCGCCGCCGACGGCATCGAGAGGATCTTCCGCCACGGCATCGACAGGGGTGAGTTCCACCCGGGGCTCCGGCTGCGGGCGATCCGCAACGCCGCCTGGGCTCTCCTGAACGGGGCCATATCGCTGCACCTGTACACGGGACCGGAGTACGGAAGGAGGGACCGCATCCTGTCCACCATTCACGCCATGCTGGGTGTGTTCATCGAAGGACTGAAAAGGGAGTCACCGGGGCATCCTGCAGCAGCAGGGGACAATCCGCGGGTCCCGCGCTGA
- a CDS encoding acyl-CoA dehydrogenase, translating into MGNSLVSMRDQQFVLFEQLGIDRLFASEKFKDFSSDDILMMLNEAEKMAVNTILPTYVEGDKEGCHLKDGKVTTPASFKPAFRKFVEAGWLCPTKSPDVGGQGLPISVGTALTEVFAAANIAFLMYSGLTFGAAGLIERFGTEEQRNKYMLKMFAGEWCGTMCLTEPGAGSDVGALKTTARRNPDGTFSITGTKCFISAGDHDLAPNIVHPVLARIEGDPPGTRGISIFIVPKYRVNTDGSLGEPNDVNTGNVEHKMGLKGNATCTLNFGEDGKCIGELLGKEREGMRIMFHMMNEARLEVGMQGLGHASASLEHAVAYAKERIQSTPVWEMKNPEAKAVAIIEHPDVRRDLLWMKAYVEGLRALNYFTAACMDRVEVAETEAEKDKWQGFVELLTPICKAYSSDRGFEVCGKGIDVYGGYGYCQEYPVEQYLRDCKIASIYEGTNGIQSLDLVGRKLGMRKGANMMNLLGEMGATVAKAKGSEDLKPYAGRLEEAMNALMELTMTFASLGKSGSFLIPVLYASPFLDIMGDVVTGHFLLQAASIAEEKLKTIYAEAGAEKSKGRQRALVRENRDVAFYTGKIASAKFFASEILPTIKGRCEAIKIGDKIALEIADESFSV; encoded by the coding sequence ATGGGCAATTCACTGGTGAGCATGAGGGATCAGCAGTTTGTGCTCTTCGAGCAGCTCGGGATCGACAGGCTGTTCGCAAGCGAGAAGTTCAAGGATTTTTCCAGCGACGACATCCTGATGATGCTCAACGAGGCGGAGAAGATGGCCGTCAACACCATTCTTCCCACCTACGTGGAAGGAGACAAGGAAGGCTGCCACTTGAAGGACGGCAAGGTGACGACGCCGGCGTCGTTCAAGCCTGCATTCCGGAAGTTCGTCGAGGCCGGCTGGCTCTGCCCCACCAAGTCTCCCGACGTCGGCGGCCAGGGCCTGCCGATCTCCGTGGGCACGGCCCTGACGGAGGTGTTCGCCGCGGCCAACATCGCCTTCCTGATGTACAGCGGCCTCACCTTCGGGGCGGCGGGCCTCATCGAGCGCTTCGGGACGGAAGAGCAGAGGAACAAGTACATGCTCAAGATGTTCGCCGGGGAGTGGTGCGGCACCATGTGCCTCACCGAGCCGGGTGCCGGCAGCGACGTCGGCGCCCTGAAGACCACGGCCCGCCGGAATCCCGACGGAACGTTCAGCATCACCGGGACCAAGTGCTTCATCTCCGCGGGGGACCATGACCTGGCCCCGAACATCGTCCATCCCGTCCTGGCCCGGATCGAGGGGGATCCCCCGGGGACGCGGGGCATATCGATCTTCATCGTGCCGAAATACCGCGTCAATACCGACGGCAGCCTCGGGGAGCCCAACGACGTCAACACGGGCAACGTCGAGCACAAGATGGGCCTCAAGGGCAACGCCACCTGCACCCTGAACTTCGGCGAGGACGGAAAGTGCATCGGCGAGCTTCTCGGCAAGGAGCGGGAGGGGATGCGGATCATGTTTCACATGATGAACGAGGCACGCCTCGAGGTTGGCATGCAGGGCCTCGGCCACGCCTCCGCCTCCCTGGAGCACGCCGTCGCGTACGCCAAGGAGCGGATCCAGAGCACCCCGGTCTGGGAGATGAAGAACCCCGAAGCCAAGGCCGTCGCCATCATCGAGCACCCCGACGTCCGGCGCGACCTGCTGTGGATGAAGGCCTACGTGGAGGGGCTCCGGGCGCTGAACTACTTCACCGCCGCCTGCATGGACCGGGTGGAAGTGGCCGAGACGGAAGCGGAAAAGGATAAGTGGCAGGGCTTCGTGGAGCTCCTGACGCCGATCTGCAAGGCCTACTCCTCCGACCGCGGCTTCGAGGTCTGCGGCAAGGGCATCGACGTGTACGGCGGCTACGGCTACTGCCAGGAATACCCGGTGGAGCAGTACCTGCGGGACTGCAAGATCGCCAGCATCTACGAGGGGACCAACGGGATCCAGTCCCTGGACCTCGTGGGCCGGAAGCTGGGCATGCGCAAGGGCGCCAACATGATGAACCTGCTGGGCGAGATGGGCGCCACGGTCGCGAAAGCGAAGGGCAGCGAGGACCTGAAGCCCTATGCGGGCAGGCTGGAAGAGGCCATGAATGCCCTGATGGAGCTGACGATGACCTTCGCCTCCCTCGGCAAGAGCGGCAGTTTCCTGATCCCCGTTCTTTATGCGTCGCCGTTCCTGGACATCATGGGCGACGTGGTGACGGGGCACTTCCTCCTGCAGGCCGCTTCCATCGCCGAGGAGAAGCTCAAGACGATCTACGCGGAGGCGGGAGCGGAGAAATCGAAGGGCCGGCAGCGCGCCCTTGTTCGCGAGAACCGGGATGTGGCCTTCTACACCGGGAAGATCGCCAGCGCGAAGTTCTTCGCCTCGGAGATCCTGCCGACCATCAAAGGGCGGTGCGAGGCCATCAAGATCGGCGACAAGATCGCCCTCGAGATCGCCGACGAGTCCTTTTCGGTATAG